GTCCATGAAAGCCTGATCGGCAGTCTTTTCGAAGGACGAGTGGAGGGTGCGACCACGGTCGGTGACCACGCCGCCATCATCCCCAGTATCAAGGGTTGGGCCATCCAGACGGGCATCAACACGATCTGGGTCGACGAGCGTGATCCCTATGCGGGCGGATTTACGGTGGGGTAGAAAGGGGGCCAGCCTGGCGTCACCGCCCCCGCAAACCCGACCACATTTTTCCCGGACGCAGGCCCGGCCCTGAGCCGGGCGGAGATCCGGGACCCACCGCCCACTCCGGCAAGCGATGAGTCTCCCGTTGGTCCCGGATGGCGCTGCGCGCCTCCGGGAAAAATGAATTGGGGGCGGAAAGGTCAGGGCGTCGAGTCGGAAGGGGTCAGACGGGCGAGCGTCCAGCCACCTCGCCATGTCAGGGCGAGGGCCTCTCGAAAGCGGATATGGGCGGGTTTACGGTGGGGTAGGGCTTCGAAAGTTGCTTTGATTGCCCAAGTGCGGCACGTGTGCTCGGGACGCTGGGGGAGTAAGGCGTGATGGTTTTCAACGTGATCGTCCTGGGTTTGTCGATGCAGGCAGCTCATGGCCTGTTCTCGGAAGCCCGGGCTGAAATGGCTCAGAATGCCGTTTGCGCAGCATTGGCAAGTACAATGGGCGACAGCGAACTGCATGAAATCCATCTGAGAAAGGCAATCGATTCCGGACTGACTATTTTCGCCGATGATCTGGCGATGAGCGATGGCAAGCATGACTCGCAATTCATGGAGTATGGGCCGGAGTTTTTCGCCGGATGGATGCTCAGCAGCGTTCAAACCATTACGCGGGTCAATTTGACGTATCCGAACAATCTCGAAGCGCATGGGACAAAGCGGCCATATCGCTACATTGGCGCAGCCGCCAAGCTTGCCCGGGAACGCTATGGAGCGATGGAGTGCGCGGCCCGGATCGCGTAAGAGGAATGGCCGCGCGGAGGCGGCTAGACTTTTCCGCGCACGGGCTGGCCCTAACCCTCAAACGCCTTCACCAGCGCCGCTCGCGCGGTCTCGATGTGGGCGACCATGCGGTTGGCGCCAGCGACCGGGTCGCCGGTCTTCATCGCGTCCAGCAGGCCGTCATGCTCGGCATTGGCGGTCTTGCGCGCGTCCGGGCCGAGCGACAGCTGCAGGCGGACATAACGGTCGATATGCTGGTTGAGGGACAGGACAATGGCCTGGGTCCGTGGCCGGCTCGCCGGAGCGTGTAGCGCGGCGTGGAAGTCGCGGTTGAGGGCGCCGAAACTGGCCGTGTCTCCCTTGGCCAGGGCCTCGGTTTCGCGAGCGCGGACGGTTTCGACGGCCGCGATATCAGCCGGTTCGGCCCGCTGTATGGCGTGGGCAAACAGGCCGGGCTCCAATAGCAGGCGGATGTCGAAGAGCTCGGCCATTTCGGCCTCTGACACTTGGGACACTGTCACCCCGCGATTGGCGTGAAAGACGACAAGTCCCTCAACTTCCAGCTGGCGCAGCGCTTCGCGGACCGGCATGCGCGACACCTTGTAGGCATCGGCAAGGGCTTCCTGCCGCAGGGCTTCGCCGGGTGCCAATTCATTGGCCAGGATGCGCGCGCGGACCCGGGCTGCGAGCTGGTCGACGACGGATCGCGTTTCGATCGGATCTGAATAGTGTTGGTCCGAGCCAGGCACGCGGCGCTCCAGGGGTGATGGGCCTGGCTGCAGACTAGGCAGGTCCGCGAGGACTGTCATGCCATGGATGCTGTCTGGCGGTTTGGTGTCCACCTTTCGGGCGACGTCGGGCGGTGCCGGGCGACGTCGGGCGTGTGGCTCAGAGGCGAGGATTGTGCTGCATATACGAGCGGGGCCGCATCATCATTGCGCGTGCCGCCTGTCTGGCGAGCGAAGCGTGCACCGACTATTTGCTTCTCATCGACCAATCCATGGTCTGGTTTGGAATTTCATTCCTCCATCGTCCAAATTGCGGCATAAAATGCCAATACGCCGCATCGTCGCCGACTTGTGCACTTGCGAAGTCTGTGCTGCATTGGCGAACTTTCGACTTTGCCAAGGGGGCCGGATTGCTCAGATTTGTGGACATAGACCAGACCTATCCGGAAAAGCGCTCGGAAACCGAACGGCGTGAGGATTTCAATGAAATCTATCGCGCCTTCACCACCGAAGCCGCTGCCGGGCAGGCCTCGCGGTGTTCGCAATGCGGCGTCCCCTTTTGCCAGTCCGGTTGCCCCTTGCAGAACAATATCCCCGACTGGCTGATGCTGGCCGGAGAGGATCGTCTCAGGGAGGCCTATGACGCCTCGGCCGCAACCTCGACCATGCCCGAAATCTGCGGTCGCATCTGCCCGCAGGACCGCCTGTGCGAAGGGTCCTGCGTCGTCGAAAAGTCCAAACATGGCGCCGTGACCATCGGTGCCGTCGAGCAATACATCACCGACACGGCGTGGAAAGAGGGCTGGGTCGAGCCGCTCAAGGTCGGGCCGGAACGCGGGCAGAGTGTCGCCGTGATCGGCTCCGGCCCGGCCGGCCTGGCTGCGGCCGAGCGCCTGCGCGAGAGCGGATTTGCGGTCACGGTCTATGAACGCGCCGACCGCGCCGGTGGCCTGCTGATGTATGGCATTCCCGGCTTCAAACTGGAAAAGCATGTGGTCCAGCGCCGCATCGACCGGCTGGTGCGCGGCGGTGTCGCGTTCAAACTCAATTTCGAAGTCGGGCGGGACGCCACGCTGGCGGAGATCCGCAGCGGACATCACGCGGTACTGCTGGCCACCGGCGTCTACAATGCGCGGGCCCTGACCTGTCCGGGCTCCGGCGATGGCGTGCTGGCCGCACTCGACTATCTGACACGCGCCAATCGCGATGATCTGGGCGATCCGGCTGCCAATGACAGCGTGCTGGACGCCAGGGGCAAGCGCGTGGTCGTGGTCGGTGGCGGTGACACGGCCATGGATTGCGTGCGCACCGCCGTGCGTCAGGGGGCCAGGTCGGTGACCTGTCTCTATCGCCGTGACCGGGCCAACATGCCCGGCTCGGCCCGCGAGGTGAAACATGCCGAGGAGGAGGGCGTTGTCTTCGAATGGCTGTCCGCGCCGCTCGCCGTCCTGACAAAGGGTGATGCCATTTCCGCCGTCCGGGTGCAGGGCATGCGCCTGGGTGCCCCGGATGCTTCCGGTCGCCGTGCGCCGGAAGCGGATCCGGGCAAGACCTGGGATGTCGAGGCTGAGATGGTGATTTCGGCGCTCGGCTTCACACCGGAAGACCTGCCGGTCCTGTTCGAAGAGCCCGATCTGTCGGTCCATAGAGACGGCCGGGTCGAGGCTGACCGGGATACCCGCATGGCGAGCCTGGACGGCGTCTTCGTTGCCGGCGACCTGCACCGTGGTGCGTCACTGGTGGTGTGGGCGATCAAGGACGGGCTCGATGCCGCGCGCTCGATCGAATCCTATCTCGACAATCGCATGCGTGTGCTGGGAGCGGCCGAATGACGAACAAGACCTGGTCCGAAGCCGCCCACCGCCAGGGGCTGGAAACCCTCACCAATGCCGGCCTGATCGATCCGCGTGACGAGCGCGATGCCTGTGGTGTCGGCCTGATCGCCGACATGAAGGGGCGAGCCCGCCGCGATATTGTCGAGCTGGCGATTGATGCGCTCAAGGCGGTCTGGCACCGCGGCGCCGTCGATGCTGACGGGCTGACCGGTGACGGCGCAGGATTGCGCGTCGGTGTGCCGCAGGAATTCTTCAAGGCTGCCGTCGCCCGCACCGGGCACGAACCCGAGCGCGGCGATGTCATCGTCGGCATGGTCTTCCTGCCGCGGACCGATTTCGCCGCTCGCGAACGGGCCCGGGCGATCATCGAGGCGGAGATCCTGCGCGAGGGGTTTGCCTTTTACGGTTGGCGCCAGCCGCCGATCGACACGTCTGTGCTGGGCGACAAGGCCCGCGCCACCCTGCCGGAAATCGAGCAGGTCCTGTTCCGCGATCCGCGCTGCCGTGACAGCGAGGCCGTCGAGCGTGTCCTCTATATCGTGCGTCGCCGGATCGAGCGCCGGGCTCGCGAGGAAAACCTGCGCGACCTCTATGTCTGCTCGCTGTCCTCGCGCGATATCATCTACAAGGGTCTGTTCCGGGCCGAGGATATCGACGCATTCTACCCCGATCTGCAATCGCCGGAATTCATTTCGCCCTTCGCAATTTTCCACCAGCGCTACTCGACCAATACCTTCCCCGAATGGCGGCTGGCCCAGCCCTTCCGCATGCTGGCGCACAACGGCGAAATCAACACGATCCGGGGCAATATCAACTGGATGAAGAGCCATGAGGTTCACATTGCCGAGACGGCCTTTGCCGATGTCGAGCAGGATGTGAAACCGGTCATCCAGTCTGGCGCGTCCGACAGTGCGGCGCTTGACCAGACCTTCGAAATCCTGGTCCGGGCCGGGCGGTCGGCGCCGATGACCAAGACGCTTCTGATCCCGGAAGCCTGGTCCAAGCGGGCCGATGTCATGCCCGAGGGCTGGAGCCGGATGTATGAGTATTGCAATGCGGTGATGGAGCCGTGGGACGGTCCGGCCGCGATTGCAGCTTTTGATGGCCGCTGGGCGATTGCCGGGCTCGACCGCAATGGCCTGCGCCCGATGCGCTATGCGCTGACCAATGACGATATTTTCGTGGCCGGCTCCGAGACCGGCATGGCGCCGGTCGATCCGGCCACCGTCACCGAACGCGGCTCGATCACGCCGGGTCGTCTGGTGGCACTCGACATTGTCGAGGGCAAATTCTTCCGCGAGCAGGACATCCTCAACGAGCTGTCCGAGCAGCACCCCTATACGCGCTGGCTGGGTGAGATGGAGGATATCGAACCGATTGTCGGCCCCGGCGCCGAAGATCAGTTGTTCGATGATGCCGATCGCACCCGCCGTCAGGCCGCGTCCGGTTTTACCTTCGAGAATATCGAGCTGGTCATCAAGGCGATGGCCGAGGATGGCAAGGAGGCGGTCGGCTCGATGGGCGATGATGCGCCACTGGCCGTGCTGTCGGAAAGCTACCGCCCGCTCTCCCATTTCTTCCGCCAGAATTTCTCGCAGGTGACCAACCCGCCGATCGACC
The window above is part of the Maricaulis maris MCS10 genome. Proteins encoded here:
- a CDS encoding GntR family transcriptional regulator, translated to MPGSDQHYSDPIETRSVVDQLAARVRARILANELAPGEALRQEALADAYKVSRMPVREALRQLEVEGLVVFHANRGVTVSQVSEAEMAELFDIRLLLEPGLFAHAIQRAEPADIAAVETVRARETEALAKGDTASFGALNRDFHAALHAPASRPRTQAIVLSLNQHIDRYVRLQLSLGPDARKTANAEHDGLLDAMKTGDPVAGANRMVAHIETARAALVKAFEG
- a CDS encoding NAD(P)-dependent oxidoreductase; translated protein: MLRFVDIDQTYPEKRSETERREDFNEIYRAFTTEAAAGQASRCSQCGVPFCQSGCPLQNNIPDWLMLAGEDRLREAYDASAATSTMPEICGRICPQDRLCEGSCVVEKSKHGAVTIGAVEQYITDTAWKEGWVEPLKVGPERGQSVAVIGSGPAGLAAAERLRESGFAVTVYERADRAGGLLMYGIPGFKLEKHVVQRRIDRLVRGGVAFKLNFEVGRDATLAEIRSGHHAVLLATGVYNARALTCPGSGDGVLAALDYLTRANRDDLGDPAANDSVLDARGKRVVVVGGGDTAMDCVRTAVRQGARSVTCLYRRDRANMPGSAREVKHAEEEGVVFEWLSAPLAVLTKGDAISAVRVQGMRLGAPDASGRRAPEADPGKTWDVEAEMVISALGFTPEDLPVLFEEPDLSVHRDGRVEADRDTRMASLDGVFVAGDLHRGASLVVWAIKDGLDAARSIESYLDNRMRVLGAAE